The proteins below come from a single Oxyura jamaicensis isolate SHBP4307 breed ruddy duck chromosome 1, BPBGC_Ojam_1.0, whole genome shotgun sequence genomic window:
- the P2RY8 gene encoding P2Y purinoceptor 8, whose product MVENGSHLDNETLAMLQNRAISITLPVVYTLVAIISIPGNLFSLWVLCLHIKPKTPSVIFMINLSITDLMLAFCFPFQISYHTQSNHWIFGKLLCSLVTVMFYSNMYSSILTMTCISIERYMGVVYPMKLVKWRRKRYAFGACMVMWLFLLLAFYPLESTDLTYEVKELGIITCFDVLKWDMLPNFAAWVAFLLTLFVVLFLIPFIVTVGCYIGIIRKLIQTSNRYGNRQKTRSIYLAIIVLSVFVTCFAPNNFILLAHMIVRLFYERSLYPAYKLTLCLSCLNNCIDPFIYYFASKEFYQKLMQVFRPKVLLSDSLENRRESLFSGRTMSARSMSSGPMDGLEGVTVYLQRQESVF is encoded by the coding sequence ATGGTTGAAAACGGATCCCACCTGGACAATGAAACACTTGCAATGCTCCAGAATAGAGCTATCTCCATCACCCTCCCAGTGGTGTATACACTGGTGGCTATCATCAGTATCCCCGGCAATTTGTTCTCCCTTTGGGTGCTCTGCTTGCATATCAAACCCAAAACACCTTCTGTTATCTTCATGATCAACCTGAGCATCACTGACCTCATGCTGGccttctgctttcccttccaAATATCTTATCACACCCAGAGCAATCATTGGATCTTTGGCAAGCTTCTTTGCAGCCTTGTGACTGTGATGTTCTACTCCAACATGTATTCTTCCATTCTGACCATGACCTGTATCAGCATTGAGCGGTACATGGGGGTGGTATATCCCATGAAGTTGGTcaagtggagaagaaaaagatatgCCTTCGGTGCCTGTATGGTAATGTGGCTTTTCTTGCTACTAGCTTTCTATCCATTGGAAAGCACTGATCTGACCTATGAAGTGAAGGAATTGGGGATTATAACCTGTTTTGACGTTCTCAAGTGGGATATGCTGCCCAACTTTGCAGCCTGGGTGGCCTTTCTCCTCACGCTATTTGTTGTGCTCTTCCTGATCCCTTTCATTGTAACAGTTGGATGCTACATCGGCATCATTCGGAAGCTTATTCAGACATCAAACAGATATGGTAACAGGCAGAAGACTAGATCCATATACCTGGCGATTATAGTCCTTTCGGTGTTCGTCACTTGCTTTGCCCCCAATAACTTCATCCTACTTGCGCATATGATCGTCCGCCTGTTTTACGAGAGGAGTTTGTACCCTGCCTACAAGCTCACCTTGTGCCTCAGTTGCCTCAACAACTGCATAGATCCCTTCATTTACTACTTTGCCTCTAAAGAATTCTACCAGAAATTGATGCAAGTGTTTCGCCCTAAAGTACTGCTCAGTGACAGcttggaaaacagaagggaaagctTATTTTCTGGCAGGACCATGTCAGCCAGGTCGATGTCAAGTGGACCTATGGATGGGTTAGAGGGAGTAACGGTCTATTTGCAAAGGCAGGAAAGTGTTTTCTAG